One Spiribacter halobius DNA segment encodes these proteins:
- the flgL gene encoding flagellar hook-associated protein FlgL: MRISTPQIQQTGVNALLDQQGRLSKVQEQLATGRRILNPSDDPSGSARALELAKSVETIERYNRNIDFAESRMRVEEGVLEQVGNSITRIRELAVQANNATTGDDGRQKIGAEIRERLDQLVQLANSTDGDGEYLFAGSQSREKPFVREGDKIVYQGDQTSRFAQVGPGRQIATTHSGYETFMAIFNGDGEYATSAADANSGSGIISGVDVVDASQTPDAPYTIEFADNGGGGLDYTVTDNSGGTAASGTYEAGTPIQFDGLSVTVEGTPDGTTGSEDTFTVAPSSRQSLFETVGRFADALENARDGAAANAEFLNIGNRTLEDLDQAQSNILQVRTELGGRLNALDSEKQANETAVLELKTTRSEIEDLDYASAVSDLSLRLTGLQAAQRSFSQIQGLSLFQFL; the protein is encoded by the coding sequence ATGCGCATCTCCACGCCCCAGATCCAGCAGACCGGCGTCAACGCGCTGCTCGACCAGCAGGGTCGGCTCTCCAAGGTCCAGGAGCAGCTCGCCACCGGCCGGCGCATCCTCAACCCCTCGGACGACCCGTCCGGCTCCGCCCGGGCGCTGGAGCTCGCCAAGTCCGTCGAGACCATCGAGCGCTACAACCGCAACATCGACTTTGCCGAGTCCCGCATGCGGGTGGAGGAGGGCGTGCTCGAGCAGGTGGGCAACAGCATCACGCGCATCCGCGAGCTCGCCGTGCAGGCCAACAACGCCACCACCGGCGACGACGGCCGCCAGAAGATCGGCGCCGAGATCCGCGAGCGCCTGGACCAGCTCGTCCAGCTCGCCAACAGCACCGACGGCGACGGCGAGTACCTCTTCGCCGGCAGCCAGAGCCGCGAGAAGCCCTTCGTGCGCGAGGGCGACAAAATCGTCTACCAGGGCGACCAGACCAGCCGCTTCGCCCAGGTCGGCCCCGGCCGCCAGATCGCCACCACGCACTCGGGCTACGAGACGTTCATGGCCATCTTCAATGGGGATGGGGAGTACGCGACGTCGGCGGCGGATGCCAACTCCGGATCCGGGATCATCTCCGGCGTCGACGTGGTGGATGCCAGCCAGACCCCGGACGCGCCCTACACCATCGAATTCGCGGACAATGGCGGCGGCGGGCTCGATTACACGGTGACGGACAACTCCGGTGGCACGGCCGCTTCCGGAACCTACGAGGCCGGCACGCCGATCCAGTTCGACGGGCTGTCGGTGACCGTCGAGGGCACTCCTGACGGAACGACAGGCTCTGAAGATACCTTCACAGTGGCGCCGAGCAGCCGCCAGTCCCTCTTCGAGACCGTCGGCCGCTTCGCCGACGCCCTTGAGAACGCCCGCGACGGCGCTGCCGCCAACGCCGAATTCCTGAACATCGGCAACCGCACCCTGGAAGACCTCGACCAGGCCCAGAGCAACATCCTCCAGGTCCGCACCGAGCTCGGCGGCCGCCTGAACGCCCTGGACAGCGAAAAGCAGGCCAACGAAACCGCCGTGCTCGAGCTGAAGACCACCAGAAGCGAAATCGAAGACCTCGACTACGCCAGCGCCGTCAGCGACCTCAGCCTGCGCCTCACCGGTCTCCAGGCCGCCCAGCGCAGCTTCAGCCAGATCCAGGGCCTCAGCCTGTTCCAGTTCCTGTAG
- a CDS encoding tetratricopeptide repeat-containing sulfotransferase family protein, which produces MASATAKPSPHVDALRLASRDFDAGRLERAKQRCEAVLARSEGDPDALHLLGLIAYRHEQHPLALRLISEALTRRQHFPQALANLGAVLVAMREWSTAIETLEAALRQDPDQPGVLSNLGTAHLEQGDLDAAELWFRKVLKRAPDRAIAWNNLGNVHRLRHAWRRAERCLRRAVRLDASYADPHKNLGSVLLAQGHLAEAEAAFRKALSLASGDVEALTGLAQTKRFSPEDADLQLFPRAAGDVKRWTDERRALFFFSWGKALDDAKCYSDAFRCFAEGNAVRARQRPYPEGSYTRLVDELTAAFPRERIADLQAHGSRDESPVFILGMPRSGTTLTERVLASHPQVLAGGELPAMTRAITDDSERPLQNFYPEWLAGLDGEALAAVVHRYLSARPDPAAHHARVTDKMPGNTLHIGLIRLAFPRARILHCVRDPLDVCLSCYQKDFSEGQNFSFSLERLAERFRDYIRLMEFWRSVFPDGWLDVPYQAVTADPEQWSRRIIDYVGLPWDDACLSPHRSGGLVLTASAWQVRQPVYRSSNERWRRYEAELAPLRDALAPYVDWHRRFPRLDEAVSGRPTSDA; this is translated from the coding sequence GTGGCAAGTGCAACCGCCAAGCCTTCCCCGCACGTCGACGCACTCAGGCTCGCATCGCGGGATTTCGATGCCGGCCGCCTCGAGCGGGCCAAGCAACGCTGCGAAGCGGTGCTGGCCCGCAGCGAAGGCGATCCCGACGCCCTGCACTTGCTTGGGCTGATCGCCTATCGCCACGAACAGCATCCACTGGCGCTGCGGCTGATATCCGAGGCCCTCACCCGGCGCCAGCATTTCCCGCAGGCACTGGCGAATCTGGGTGCCGTGCTCGTTGCGATGCGCGAGTGGTCTACCGCCATCGAGACGCTCGAGGCCGCGTTGCGGCAGGATCCGGATCAGCCGGGTGTGCTCTCGAACCTGGGTACGGCCCACCTCGAGCAGGGCGATCTGGATGCAGCCGAGCTCTGGTTCCGCAAAGTACTGAAGCGCGCGCCCGACCGCGCGATTGCCTGGAACAACCTTGGCAATGTCCACCGGCTGCGTCACGCGTGGCGTCGCGCGGAGCGTTGCCTGAGGCGTGCCGTGCGCCTCGACGCGAGCTACGCCGATCCCCACAAGAATCTCGGGTCGGTTCTCTTGGCTCAGGGCCACCTTGCGGAGGCGGAGGCCGCCTTCCGTAAGGCCCTGTCGCTTGCGTCGGGCGATGTTGAGGCGCTGACCGGGCTTGCGCAGACGAAGCGCTTCTCACCGGAGGATGCCGATCTCCAGCTGTTCCCACGAGCTGCTGGTGACGTGAAGCGGTGGACCGACGAGCGCCGGGCCCTGTTCTTCTTTTCCTGGGGCAAGGCGCTCGATGACGCGAAGTGCTATTCCGATGCGTTCCGGTGCTTCGCGGAGGGCAATGCCGTCAGGGCCCGACAGCGCCCCTATCCTGAAGGGTCCTACACCCGACTGGTCGATGAGCTCACGGCGGCGTTTCCGCGTGAGCGAATCGCCGACTTGCAGGCGCACGGCTCCCGGGATGAGAGCCCGGTGTTCATCCTGGGGATGCCTCGCTCGGGAACCACGCTGACCGAGCGCGTCCTGGCAAGCCATCCCCAGGTTCTGGCCGGCGGCGAGCTGCCGGCGATGACCCGCGCCATTACGGACGACAGCGAGCGGCCGCTGCAGAACTTCTACCCCGAGTGGCTCGCCGGCCTGGACGGCGAGGCTTTGGCCGCCGTGGTGCACCGCTATCTTTCGGCAAGGCCCGACCCGGCAGCGCACCACGCCCGCGTGACCGACAAGATGCCCGGCAACACGCTGCACATCGGGTTGATCCGCCTGGCCTTTCCGCGTGCCCGCATCCTGCACTGCGTGCGCGATCCGCTGGATGTCTGTCTGTCCTGCTACCAGAAAGACTTCAGTGAGGGCCAGAACTTTTCGTTCTCCCTGGAGCGGCTCGCCGAGCGTTTTCGAGACTACATCCGGCTGATGGAGTTCTGGCGCTCGGTATTCCCGGATGGCTGGCTCGATGTCCCCTACCAGGCAGTGACGGCGGACCCTGAGCAGTGGTCACGCCGGATCATCGACTACGTGGGTCTGCCATGGGACGACGCCTGTCTATCACCCCATCGCAGTGGAGGTTTGGTGCTGACCGCGAGCGCTTGGCAGGTCCGCCAGCCCGTCTACCGCAGCTCGAATGAGCGCTGGCGGCGCTACGAGGCCGAGCTTGCGCCGTTGCGCGATGCGTTGGCGCCATACGTGGACTGGCATCGCCGTTTTCCAAGGCTTGACGAGGCTGTGTCCGGTCGTCCCACGTCGGACGCCTGA
- a CDS encoding flagellin N-terminal helical domain-containing protein codes for MAQVINTNIASLNAQRNLNQSQSQLNVSLERLSTGLRINSAKDDAAGLAIAERFTAQIRGLDQATRNANDGISFAQTAEGALGEIGNALQRIRELSVQSANDTNSASDREALNNEVNALVSEVNRIAQSTQFNGQNVLDGSLQDLVFQVGANRNQTISVDGVDSRGSELGAAFDEGDALLASEIAGVTGSGDLTINGIDIDISGVADITGASDVSSNTISEVISAINAKSSSSGVSATQASVTETTIANGDLTALTGTNTADVTINGVTINFDATSSADATAVADRLNEFSSQTGVTASLDGTDLVLTEGNGASIDVSADASSIINGAEEYFAGIELATDVGESIAVAGGDAAAFGLDSISATDSALNGVSVLTREDATDALRTVDFALDQVNGLRAELGAVQSRFESTIANLSTTGENLSAARSRIQDADFASETASLTKAQILQQAGTSVLAQANQIPQNVLSLLQ; via the coding sequence ATGGCTCAGGTGATCAACACCAACATTGCCTCGCTCAACGCGCAGCGCAATCTCAATCAGTCCCAGTCCCAGCTCAACGTCTCGCTGGAGCGGCTGTCTACCGGCCTGCGCATCAACAGCGCCAAGGACGACGCGGCGGGTCTTGCCATTGCCGAGCGCTTCACCGCGCAGATCCGTGGCCTCGACCAGGCGACGCGGAACGCCAATGACGGAATTTCCTTTGCGCAGACGGCAGAGGGAGCCCTTGGGGAGATCGGTAACGCCCTGCAGCGGATCCGCGAACTCTCCGTGCAGTCGGCCAACGACACCAACTCGGCGTCCGACCGCGAAGCCCTGAATAACGAGGTCAATGCCCTCGTCTCCGAGGTGAATCGGATTGCCCAGTCCACGCAGTTCAACGGCCAGAATGTGCTGGACGGCTCACTGCAGGACTTGGTCTTCCAGGTCGGCGCGAACCGTAACCAGACGATTTCGGTCGATGGTGTGGACTCCCGGGGATCGGAGCTCGGCGCCGCATTTGATGAGGGTGATGCGCTCCTGGCATCGGAAATCGCGGGTGTGACGGGCAGTGGTGATCTCACCATCAATGGTATCGATATCGATATCTCCGGTGTTGCCGACATCACGGGGGCCTCCGATGTCAGTTCCAACACCATCAGCGAGGTGATCTCCGCGATCAACGCGAAGTCCTCCTCCAGCGGTGTTTCCGCCACTCAGGCCTCGGTGACCGAAACCACCATCGCGAACGGTGACCTCACCGCGCTTACCGGCACCAACACTGCTGATGTCACCATCAACGGCGTCACTATCAACTTCGACGCCACCAGCAGCGCGGATGCTACCGCCGTTGCGGACCGGCTCAACGAATTCTCGTCGCAGACCGGTGTGACGGCCTCGCTGGATGGTACTGATCTTGTTCTCACCGAGGGCAACGGCGCCTCCATCGATGTCTCTGCGGATGCCAGCAGCATCATCAACGGCGCTGAGGAATACTTCGCCGGCATCGAGCTCGCCACTGATGTGGGTGAGAGCATCGCCGTTGCAGGCGGCGATGCAGCGGCGTTTGGCCTCGATTCCATCAGTGCGACGGATTCGGCGTTGAACGGCGTGAGTGTGCTCACTCGCGAAGACGCCACCGACGCCTTGCGCACCGTCGACTTCGCGCTCGATCAGGTGAACGGCCTGCGGGCCGAGCTCGGTGCAGTGCAGAGCCGGTTCGAGTCCACCATCGCCAATCTGAGCACCACCGGCGAGAACCTCTCTGCCGCCCGCTCCCGCATCCAGGATGCGGACTTCGCCTCCGAGACGGCCTCGCTGACCAAGGCTCAGATCCTGCAGCAGGCGGGCACCTCTGTGCTGGCCCAGGCCAACCAGATCCCGCAGAACGTGCTCTCCCTGCTGCAGTAA
- a CDS encoding flagellar protein FlaG: MSNSIDASRFGELLRVPSDSGRSESRAVSPRALLRPVSAAVETAQAKRAEQSASVGDAVARINDFVQVVQRDLRFSVDEATGRTVVKVIDSETDQVVRQIPADEVLAIAENLQELQGVLFRGEA; the protein is encoded by the coding sequence ATGAGCAATTCCATTGATGCCTCCCGGTTCGGTGAGCTCCTGCGGGTGCCTTCGGATTCGGGCCGTTCCGAGAGCCGGGCCGTATCCCCTCGGGCGCTGCTGCGTCCGGTGTCGGCGGCTGTCGAAACGGCGCAGGCGAAGCGGGCCGAGCAGTCCGCCTCCGTCGGCGATGCGGTCGCTCGCATCAACGATTTCGTGCAGGTGGTGCAGCGGGACCTGCGTTTCTCGGTGGACGAGGCCACCGGGCGCACGGTGGTGAAGGTGATCGACTCGGAGACGGATCAGGTGGTGCGCCAGATTCCCGCCGACGAGGTGCTGGCCATCGCGGAGAACCTGCAGGAGTTGCAGGGCGTGTTGTTTCGGGGGGAGGCGTGA
- the fliD gene encoding flagellar filament capping protein FliD, producing the protein MASISSLGVGSGLDIRSLVDQLVAAERAPRENRINSQQQRFETRLSALGQVKSALSDFRGTVRDLSSIDAFQKMKATSSDSDALSVSAESGAETGRYDIGVNRLADAQGAASSAFAARSSAVGSGTLTFRFGEVTTDGTGAVTGFAENTERGAVDIEIPGSANTVEDVRDAVNAAEIGVRASIVNDGSGERLVFSSSETGAANGFVVEAADDDGNNTDNAGLSRLAFNTAATNLEQTRAAQDAELTVDGLTITRASNTVDDLFEGVTLTLNGTTETAARVEISENRAAAKKQIQGFVDAYNGLQETLGKLTSYDAETDQAGPLNGDALVRSIQSGLRSTLGQTLGELEGTGLRSLADLGITTTRSGALEVDDARLDAALDENFDAVGALFAPTGLTGNADNVAYESSRSATQAGEYGVNVSALATRGTLTGGDISGSFPLEITDANDGLRFEIDGVQTAALNLTQGSYADGDALAAEIQSRINGDSNLRDAGISVSVAFNGTGLEITSSRYGSESAVELVSADAAGDFGLTVGDRAQGTDVQGTIGGREAEGFGRFLTGLEGPAEGLKLEITGEATGDRGSVIFSTGLMGELDRQISSFIDSDGTLSSSTESLNNRLEGLADDRQRLEDRMDRIERRYTEQFSAMDALVAELNQTSTFLSQQLSGLPGAGGSGGGGGLG; encoded by the coding sequence ATGGCTTCCATCAGCTCGCTCGGTGTCGGTTCCGGGCTGGATATCCGCTCGCTGGTCGACCAGCTGGTCGCCGCGGAGCGGGCGCCCCGGGAGAACCGGATCAACAGCCAGCAGCAGCGCTTCGAGACGCGGCTCTCGGCGCTGGGGCAGGTGAAGTCGGCGCTCTCGGATTTCCGCGGCACCGTGCGAGATCTCTCCAGCATCGACGCCTTCCAGAAGATGAAGGCGACCTCATCGGACAGCGACGCCCTGTCGGTCAGCGCCGAGAGCGGCGCGGAGACCGGGCGCTATGACATCGGCGTCAATCGCCTGGCGGACGCCCAGGGGGCGGCATCGTCGGCATTCGCGGCGCGCAGCAGTGCGGTGGGCTCTGGAACCCTCACATTCCGTTTCGGCGAGGTCACCACGGACGGCACCGGCGCGGTGACGGGCTTCGCCGAGAACACTGAGCGGGGCGCAGTGGACATCGAGATCCCCGGCTCCGCGAATACGGTCGAGGACGTGCGCGACGCGGTGAACGCCGCGGAGATCGGCGTGCGTGCCTCCATCGTCAACGACGGCAGCGGCGAGCGGCTGGTGTTCAGCTCCTCCGAGACCGGCGCAGCCAACGGTTTCGTGGTCGAGGCGGCGGACGACGACGGCAACAACACCGACAACGCCGGCCTCTCCCGGCTCGCCTTCAACACCGCGGCCACCAACCTGGAGCAGACCCGAGCGGCGCAGGATGCCGAGCTAACGGTGGACGGGCTCACCATCACCCGCGCCAGCAACACGGTGGACGATCTCTTCGAGGGCGTGACGCTCACGCTGAACGGCACCACCGAGACGGCCGCCCGCGTGGAGATCAGCGAGAACCGCGCCGCCGCGAAGAAGCAGATCCAGGGCTTCGTGGACGCGTACAACGGCCTGCAGGAGACCCTCGGCAAGCTCACCAGCTACGACGCCGAGACCGACCAGGCCGGCCCGCTCAACGGCGATGCCCTGGTGCGCAGCATCCAGAGCGGGCTGCGCAGCACGCTGGGGCAGACGCTGGGCGAGCTGGAAGGCACGGGCCTGCGCTCCCTCGCGGACCTCGGCATCACGACGACCCGCAGCGGCGCGCTGGAGGTGGACGACGCCCGCCTCGACGCCGCGCTCGACGAGAACTTCGATGCCGTGGGGGCGCTCTTCGCCCCCACCGGGCTCACCGGCAATGCCGACAACGTCGCCTACGAGAGCAGCCGCAGCGCGACCCAGGCCGGCGAGTATGGCGTGAACGTCTCCGCGCTCGCGACCCGCGGCACGCTGACCGGCGGCGACATCAGTGGCAGCTTCCCGCTGGAGATCACCGACGCCAACGACGGCCTGCGCTTCGAGATCGATGGTGTCCAGACCGCCGCGCTCAATCTCACCCAGGGCAGCTATGCCGACGGCGACGCGCTGGCGGCGGAGATCCAGTCCCGCATCAACGGCGACAGCAACCTGCGGGATGCCGGCATCTCCGTGAGCGTGGCGTTTAATGGCACGGGGCTCGAAATCACCTCCAGTCGCTACGGCTCGGAATCCGCCGTGGAGCTGGTGAGCGCGGATGCAGCCGGTGACTTCGGCCTGACCGTGGGCGACCGCGCCCAGGGCACGGACGTCCAGGGCACCATCGGCGGACGCGAGGCCGAGGGCTTCGGCCGCTTCCTCACCGGCCTGGAGGGGCCGGCCGAGGGGCTGAAGCTCGAGATCACCGGCGAGGCCACGGGCGACCGCGGCAGTGTCATCTTCTCCACCGGCCTCATGGGCGAGCTGGACCGCCAGATCAGCAGCTTCATCGATTCCGACGGCACGCTCTCCAGCAGCACGGAGAGCCTGAACAACCGTCTTGAGGGTCTGGCGGACGACCGCCAGCGCCTGGAGGACCGCATGGACCGCATCGAGCGCCGCTACACGGAGCAGTTCAGCGCCATGGACGCGCTGGTGGCCGAGCTCAACCAGACCAGCACTTTTCTCAGCCAGCAGCTCTCCGGCCTGCCCGGTGCGGGCGGTAGTGGCGGTGGCGGCGGTCTCGGCTGA
- the fliS gene encoding flagellar export chaperone FliS, translating to MAFNRGIAQYQQVGASKAAYADPWELTRMLFEGALERMAQARGAIEQRDIVRKGERIGKAIAIIDGLRGSLDFEQGGELAANLDGLYDYVQRRLVTANARSDVAALDEAAALVREIRDGWDAIPAEARDARRQGNPASAGGAL from the coding sequence ATGGCCTTTAATCGCGGCATCGCGCAGTACCAGCAGGTGGGCGCCAGCAAGGCGGCCTACGCCGACCCGTGGGAGCTCACCCGCATGCTGTTCGAGGGCGCGCTGGAGCGCATGGCCCAGGCCCGCGGGGCCATCGAGCAGCGCGATATCGTTCGCAAGGGCGAGCGTATCGGCAAGGCGATCGCCATCATCGACGGGCTGCGGGGCAGCCTGGACTTCGAGCAGGGCGGCGAGCTGGCCGCGAACCTGGACGGGCTTTACGACTACGTCCAGCGCCGGCTGGTGACCGCCAACGCCCGCAGCGACGTCGCCGCCCTGGACGAGGCCGCGGCATTGGTGCGCGAGATCCGCGATGGCTGGGACGCCATCCCCGCCGAGGCGCGGGATGCCCGCCGACAGGGAAACCCCGCGAGTGCCGGCGGAGCGCTCTGA
- a CDS encoding flagellar protein FliT — protein sequence MPAERSDHAPDAAARERIARQLLALTREMVELGQAGDWPAFAARERERQQLSSELFASPVPREAATVVADCIRRVLDLDQELFALTEAHRDEASRALKDMQRGQKAANAYRRFSR from the coding sequence GTGCCGGCGGAGCGCTCTGACCACGCGCCGGACGCGGCGGCGCGCGAGCGCATCGCGCGCCAGCTCCTGGCGCTCACCCGCGAGATGGTCGAGCTCGGCCAGGCGGGTGACTGGCCGGCGTTCGCCGCCCGCGAGCGCGAGCGCCAGCAGCTCTCCAGCGAGCTGTTCGCGAGCCCCGTGCCCCGGGAGGCGGCAACGGTGGTGGCCGACTGCATCCGCCGCGTGCTCGACCTCGACCAGGAGCTCTTCGCCCTCACCGAGGCCCACCGCGACGAGGCCTCCCGGGCGCTGAAGGACATGCAGCGGGGTCAGAAGGCCGCGAACGCGTATCGGCGGTTCTCGCGCTGA
- a CDS encoding sigma-54 dependent transcriptional regulator, protein MVRVLVVDDDRRRRDGIDAVLRFLGHEPLLPDDDGTLAQLVRQREPAVALVTDDGAGTAHGPLGELWEAAPHMPVFLLREGDARAPRGAALGANVLGVLSLPLRQQAFDAALRQALGHNRQAEPKAAPSEAPRLVGESPAMQRLRRLITQVAGSEASVLILGESGTGKEVVARQIHELSERRNGPFVPVNCGAIPGELLESELFGHEKGAFTGAISSRQGRFELAQGGTLFLDEIGDMSLPMQVKLLRVLQERTFERVGSNRTQHADVRILAATHRDLEARIVEGEFREDLFYRLNVFPLELPPLRRRASDIPVLIEELVRRIEDEGRGSVRISPRALSVMSQYPWPGNVRELANVVERLAILAPYGEAALDDLPEKLLAAAEELPEDAGIAAEDEAHEPPTNGHAHPGGLGQIRVAPDGIDLRGIMGDLEQRLIREALDASEGVVAQAAKLLNLRRTTLVEKLRKYDIQRDTA, encoded by the coding sequence ATGGTTCGGGTTCTTGTCGTCGACGACGACCGCCGGCGCCGCGACGGCATTGACGCGGTGCTGCGCTTTCTCGGCCACGAGCCGCTGCTCCCCGATGACGACGGCACGCTGGCCCAGCTTGTACGCCAGCGCGAGCCGGCCGTTGCCCTGGTAACGGATGACGGTGCCGGTACTGCCCATGGCCCCCTCGGCGAGCTGTGGGAAGCGGCGCCGCACATGCCCGTCTTCCTGCTGCGCGAGGGTGATGCGCGCGCGCCGCGCGGGGCCGCCCTCGGTGCGAACGTGCTCGGCGTGCTCAGTCTTCCCCTGCGCCAGCAGGCCTTCGACGCCGCCCTGCGCCAGGCCCTCGGCCACAACCGCCAGGCCGAGCCCAAGGCCGCACCGTCCGAAGCGCCGCGCCTGGTGGGTGAGAGCCCGGCGATGCAGCGCCTCCGCCGGCTCATCACCCAGGTGGCCGGCAGCGAGGCCAGCGTGCTTATCCTCGGCGAGTCCGGCACCGGCAAGGAGGTCGTCGCGCGCCAGATTCACGAGCTCTCCGAGCGCCGCAATGGGCCCTTCGTGCCGGTGAACTGCGGCGCCATCCCGGGGGAGCTGCTGGAGAGCGAGCTGTTCGGCCATGAGAAGGGCGCCTTCACCGGCGCCATCTCCTCGCGCCAGGGGCGCTTCGAGCTCGCTCAGGGTGGCACGCTCTTCCTCGACGAGATCGGTGACATGAGCCTGCCCATGCAGGTGAAGCTCCTGCGCGTGCTGCAGGAGCGCACCTTCGAGCGCGTCGGCTCCAACCGCACCCAGCACGCCGATGTGCGTATCCTCGCGGCCACCCACCGCGATCTGGAGGCGCGCATCGTCGAGGGCGAGTTCCGCGAGGACCTCTTCTACCGCCTGAACGTCTTCCCCCTGGAGCTGCCACCGCTGCGCCGGCGCGCCTCGGACATCCCCGTGCTGATCGAGGAACTGGTGCGCCGGATCGAGGACGAGGGCCGCGGCTCGGTGCGCATCTCGCCCCGGGCGCTGTCGGTGATGAGCCAGTATCCCTGGCCCGGCAACGTGCGCGAGCTTGCCAATGTGGTGGAGCGCCTGGCTATCCTCGCCCCCTACGGCGAGGCCGCGCTGGACGACCTGCCGGAGAAGCTCCTCGCCGCCGCCGAGGAGCTGCCGGAGGACGCCGGGATCGCTGCGGAGGACGAGGCGCACGAGCCCCCCACCAACGGCCACGCCCATCCGGGTGGCCTGGGTCAGATCCGCGTCGCCCCCGACGGCATCGACCTGCGCGGGATCATGGGCGACCTCGAGCAGCGCCTCATCCGCGAGGCCCTGGACGCCAGCGAGGGCGTCGTCGCCCAGGCGGCGAAGCTGCTCAACCTGCGCCGGACCACGCTGGTGGAAAAGCTGCGCAAGTACGATATCCAGCGGGATACAGCCTGA
- the fliE gene encoding flagellar hook-basal body complex protein FliE, with amino-acid sequence MTDVRMQQVLEQMRALQAQAAGGVQAPAQGPQQAGQGDFSSVLRSAIDTVNETRQASSQKTDAFLRGEDVSLTEVMIASQKSRVAFEATKQVRNRLLEAYQEISRMQV; translated from the coding sequence ATGACGGACGTGCGGATGCAGCAGGTGCTCGAGCAGATGCGGGCGCTGCAGGCGCAGGCGGCAGGGGGCGTCCAGGCGCCGGCCCAGGGGCCGCAGCAGGCGGGGCAGGGGGACTTCTCCTCGGTGCTGCGCTCGGCCATCGACACCGTCAACGAGACGCGCCAGGCGTCCAGTCAGAAAACCGACGCCTTCCTTCGCGGCGAGGACGTTTCCCTGACGGAGGTCATGATCGCCTCGCAGAAGTCCCGGGTCGCCTTCGAGGCCACGAAGCAGGTCCGCAACCGCCTGCTGGAGGCCTATCAGGAAATCTCACGGATGCAGGTCTGA